CGACCCCTCGGTCCTCGCCCTTCGGTCCTGCCCATTGAGGAGCCATCTCGATGATGTGGCGATGCCCTTCGGTCGACACTTCCACCGCGGCATGGAAGAGCGGTTGCGGTGCCCTGTGTGCGCGAAACGCGTCGACCAGCTCCCACCACCGGCTCGTGTGCCGGACGACATGCCCACCGGCACCGACCGGGAGCCACCACAACACGACCGCCCCCGCCTCCCCGGTGTCACGGTCATCGGAGTGCGGGGCAGCGTCGGGGGCACTCATTCGAACCAGACCCTGTGGGTGAGCTGATGAGCGGTTGGGCGAGGGCGAAACAGAGGCAGGAAGATCCACACGGCGAGGCCCGCGAAGAGGATGGCGACCGCGCCGAACATGATTGCCTGACCGGGCACAGCGTGGGGGTCGTCGTTGATGATCATGGTGGCGCTCATCGCGGCCACGCTCGGGGGGACCAGCGCGTACCACCCCATCAGCCCATACAAGGCCGTGTGTGCCAGGCGTATGCCGCGGAGCAGTCCGATGCCCGCCACCAAAGTCGCCGGCACGACGACCCCGAGGTCGAGCAGGAAGATGGACCAGAAGAAGGTGTGTGCGTCGGCGAACTCCGACGGCAACGCCCCACCCAGGACGACGGGCAGGTAGCGCGTGATGATGAACCCCCCGAGCAGCAGCAGGATCACTCCGTATGCGCGTCGCCTGCGGTTGGTCAGCTGCGGCAATGACTGCCGGGATGCCAGGACCCACGCCCACACGCCAAGGGCACCGGACAGCGTGAAGATGACGGTGTGGAAGAGGACCGTGCTGGTGTACCTGTCGTACTCGGGGCCGAGGACGTACTGCACAAACATGTAGGCGCTGTAGGCCGCAGGCCCGAAACCGAGGAACGGTGCCGCAGCACCTCCTTGGAGCGCCAACAGACCGGCGATGAGGGTGAGCGGTACGACGAGGCCAAGGGTGACCACTTCCAGGCCGATCGTTTGGTTCAGCAGTGTCCCGGTGATCGGGTACCGGATGATCTCGGTACCGAGTGGGCCGAGAACCGTGTTCATGATGAGCGCGGCGGCGAGTGTGAACAGACCAACCGCAAACATCCGAGGAGCCCCGCTCGGTGCGGCCGCACGTGGACGGGTCGTGCGGTCGGAAGAGTCGAACATGGCGTCTCGGGACATCAGGCTGCCCTCCTCTGCCCCACCCTGCGGGGCATTGCCTTCACCTTGAGGCTACGTCCGTTCCAGGGCGGGCTCTCTCCGGAGCGACCGTGAGAGCACCCGGCGTCAGCCACGGCAGGGGCCACATCGCGCTGATCTGCTCCCCGGGTAGGAGTCGAACCTACGTCGCTTGTCCTGATTCAAAGTCAGGCGGGCCCTGCCGACAGACCAACCGGGGAACGCCGCCCATGGCGGCACGGGACAGGGTAGTCCACGCACCCGCAGCGCCTGTCACGGACAATGGGTCCATGACCGATCACGAGGACGTCGAGCGCCCACGGCGAGCACGCATGACGGGGGCGGCGCGGCGCGAGCAGCTCGTGGCCGTGGGGCGTCGGACCTTCGCGGCGAAGGGGGTGGACGGCACCTCCGTCGAGGAGGTCGCCGCGGCGGCCGAGGTGTCCAAGCCGATCGTGTACGAGCACTTCGGCGGCAAGGAGGGGCTCTACGCCGTCGTCGTCGATCGTGAGCTGCGGGCGCTGACCGAGGCGGTCACCGCCGCGTTGGTTCAGGACGGCACCGAGCGCGTGACGCTGGAGCGGGCCGCGCTCGCCCTCCTGGACTACATCGAGAGCTCCCCCGACGGCTTCCGCATCCTCGTGCGGGACGTCTCCGGCACCGCACCCACCGGCACCTACGCGTCGCTGCTCTCCGACGTCGCCGCCCAGGTGTCGCACATGCTCTCCGACGCCTTCGAGCGGCGCTCGATCGCCACGACGCACGCACCCATGTACGCGCAGATGCTCGTCGGGATGCTCTCCCTCACCGGCCAGTGGTGGCTCGAGACCCGCACCCCCGCCAAGGAGGAGGTGGCCGCGCACGTGGTCAACCTCGCGTGGAACGGCCTGGGTGGCCTCGAGACCGAGCCCGACCTGCGCACCCATCGCTGAGTCAGGGCTGCTGCAGCTCCACCCGGTTGCCCACCGGGTCGTCGGTGTGGAAGCGCCGGACACCCGGGATGGAGTCGTCCCACCGGACCTCGCCACCGGCGGAGGCCACCCCCTTCGCCACCGCATCAACGTCCTCGACGAGGAAGCACGGGTGCGCCTTGCGCGCCGGCCGGAAGTCCGCCTCGACACCGCAGTGCAGCTGCCGGTCGCCTGCTTCGAACCACACGCCACCGCGGGCGGCGAGGACCGGCGGCTTGGGGATCTCGGGCATGCCGAGGAGGTCACCGTAGAAGCCACGCAGGTCGTCCTCGCTGCCGGCGGGGCAGGCTATCTGGACGTGGTGCAGACCGACGACGCTCACGGCTTGCGACCGACGGCGAAGACCCGACGGAAGGGAAGCAGCACACCGGCCGGGGTGCGCGGGTATGCCTTCTGCACCTTCGCGGCGTAGGTGGCGATGAACTCCTCCCGCTCCGCGCCCTCCTCGAGGACGTCGAGCATCGGCTTCAGGCCCGTCCCGCTCACCCAGTCCAGGACCGGGTTGTCGCTCGTGCCCTCCGGGTCGAGCACGTGCGTGTACGTCGTCTCCCACGCCTCGACGGCCAGGCCGTGCGCGCTGATGATCTGCAGGTAGGTCGCCGGCTCACCGGCGCCGTAGCGCGTGCTCGCCGCCTCCAGCTCGCCGCTGCGCGCGTGCGCGACCGCCGTCTCACGCATCAACGCGTGGGTCGGGGCATCGAAGTTGCCCGGGACCTGCATCCCGAACCAGCCGCCGGGCGCGAGCGCCTCGAGCCAACCCTCGATGAGGGGCAGGTGGCGCGGAACCCACTGCAGCGCAGCGTTGGTCACGATGACGTCCGGGGCCGCGCCGAGCTCGGTGATGTCCCAGTCGGACAGGTCCGCCTCGACCCACTCGACCCGCCCGTCGGTGTCGAGCTCGCGGGCGGCCGCGAGCATCTCCGGGCTGCTGTCGACCCCGACGACGCGGGCGTCGGGCCACCGCTGCGCGAGGGAGAGCGTCGTTGGCCCGTGCCCGCAGCCGAGGTCGACGACGAGCCCCGGGTCCTCGGCACGCACCCTGGCCATCAGGTCCTCGAACGGACGGATCCGCTCGCTCGAGAACTGCCCGTACCGGCTCGGGTCCCACGTCACTGCCATGTGTCGCCTCCTGAAGAATGGTGACCGCGAGCCTAGCCGCCACCACCACACCCACGACGGGTGGTGGGCGACATACTTCGACGTCAAGATTCACGATGATGGGTACAGTTCGGGGATGAGCAGCCGCCACGACCCCGCGGACGACGTCGACGCCATCGTCGAGGCCTGGCACCGCGAGCGACCCGACCTGGACACCGAGCCGCTGCACGTCTTCTCGCGCGTCTCCCGGCTGGCGCGGCTGCTCGACCTCGACCGGATGAACGCCTTCGCGCAGCACTCCCTGGAGGGCTGGGAGTTCGACGTGCTCTCCGCCCTGCGCCGCGCCGGAGACCCCTACCAGCTCTCCCCCGGGCGTCTCGTGCAGGAGACGCTCGTGACCTCGGGGACGATGACCAACCGCATCGACCGCCTCGCGACGAAGGGCTGGGTCGCGCGCCTGCCCTCCCCGACCGACCGGCGCGGGGTCATCGTGCAGCTGACCCGCGAGGGCCAGGACCGCGTCGACGCCGCGATGGCCGACCTGCTCACCCGCGAGCGCGAGCTGCTCGCCTCGATGCCGACCGACGAGCGTCTCGCCCTCACCGGGGCCCTGCGCCGACTGCTCGCCCCCTTCGAGGGCTGACTCAGCCGACGAGCTCGGCGGCCTCGAGCCACTCCAGCTCGAGCATCTCCTTCTCCTGCGCCAGCTCCCCGAGCGTGGCGTTGAGCTCGGCCAGCTTCTCGTGGTCGTGCACCGCGTCGGCCATCGCGTGGTGCAGCCTCTCCTCGCGCTCGCTGAGCTTGGTCAGCTGCTTCTCCACCCGCGCCATCGCCTTGCGGGCCTCCCGCTGCGCGGCGGGGTCGACCTCCGGCTCCGCCGGTGCGGGCGAAGGGGGCGCCGCTCCCCCCTTCGCCGTGGTCGCCGCAGGCATCTGCGAGCGCAGCCGGAGGTACTGCTCCACTCCCCCCGGCAGGTCGCGGATGCGCCCGTCGCCGAGGAGGGCGATCTGGCGGTCGGAGAGCCGCTCGAGGAGGTAGCGGTCGTGGCTGACGACGAGCAGGGTGCCGGCCCAGCCGTCGAGCACGTCCTCGAGCTGGGTCAGGGTCTCGATGTCCAGGTCGTTCGTCGGCTCGTCGAGGAGCAGGACGTTGGGCTCGTCCATGAGCAGCCGCAGGATCTGCAACCGGCGCCGCTCGCCCCCGGAGAGCTCGCGGACCCGGGTCTGCTGGCGCCCGCCGGAGAAGCCGAGTCGCTTGGCCAGGTGGGAGGCGGTGACCTCCTTGTTACCGAGCATCGTCACCTTGCGCACGTCCTCGACCGCCTCGATGACGGTGCGGTCGACGAAGCGCTCGAGCTCCCCGACCTCCTGGGTGAGGTGGCCGATGCGCACCGTCAGGCCCTGCTTGCGCTTGCCGGAGGTCAGCGGGATCTCCCCGGAGAGGACGCGCAGCAGCGTGGACTTGCCGGCGCCGTTGACGCCGACGATCCCGATGCGGTCGCCCGGGCCGAGGTGCCACGTGATCCGGGAGAGCAGCTCGCGCTCGCCGAGCCGGAGGGAGGCGTCGAGCAGGTCGATGACGTCCTTGCCCAGCCGCGTCGTGGCGAAGCGGACGAGCTCGACCCCGTCGCGCGGCGGCGGCTCGTCCTCGATGAGGGCGTTGGCGGCGTCGATGCGGAACTTCGGCTTGCTGGTGCGCGCTGGTGGGCCACGCCGCAGCCAGGCCAGCTCCTTGCGCAGAAGGTTGTTGCGTCGCTCGGCGGTGACCCGGGCGATGCGCTCGCGCTCGGCCTTGGCCAGCACGTAGGCCGCGTAGCCGCCCTCGTACTGCTCGACCCGGCCCTCGACGACCTCCCAGGTGCGCTCGGCGACGGCGTCGAGGAACCAGCGGTCGTGGGTGATCGTCGCGAGCGACCGGTCCGGCCGCGCCCAGCGGTTGACGAGGTGGTCGGCCAGCCAGGCCACGCCCTCGACGTCGAGGTGGTTGGTCGGCTCGTCGAGCAGCAGCACCTCGGGGTCGTCGACGAGGACCTTGGCCAGGGCGAGCCGCCGTCGCTCGCCCCCGGACATCGGGCCGATGCGGGCGTCGAGCCCACCCAGTGCGGGCGCCTCGAGGCCGCCGAGGAGGCCGGTGAGGACGTCGCGGATGCGCGCGTCGCCGGCCCACTCGTGCTCGGCCCGGTCGCCGAGGACGACCTGCGCGACGCTGGCCTCGGGGTCGAGGGTGTCTGCCTGCGTGAGCATGCCGACGCGGACGTGCCCGCCGAAGGTCACCCGCCCGTCGTCGATCTCGCGCTGGCCGGCGAGGACCTGGAGCAGGGTGGACTTGCCGCCGCCATTGCGGCCGACGATGCCGACCCGGTCGCCCTCACCGAGGCCGAGCGAGACGTCGTCGAGGATGTGTGCGGTGCCGAGCGTCAGACGTGCGCGCTCGACGGAGATGAGGTTGGCCATCAGACTCGTGTCGTCGGGATGATGTGGGCGCCGGCCACCGGACCGGTCGCACGCAGGATGTCACCGGCCACGCCGGAGGCGGTCAGCGAGACCGCGAGGTCGATCGCGCCCTCCGTCGACTCGGCGAGGACCGCGACCGTCGGGCCGGAGCCGGAGACGATCGCGGCGAGCGCACCGAAACCCATCGCGGCCTCGATGACCTCGCCGATGTCGGGGCGCAGGTCGATCGCGTCGGGCTGCAGGTCGTTGTCCAGGACCGGTGCCAAAGCCACCGGGTCGCCGGCGCGCAGGGCGCTCATCAGGGCGGCGCTCGGGGCCGGGTCCTCGATTGTCGTGCCGGCCCTCCGCTCGTCGAAGGCGCGGTAGACGGCCGGGGTGGACAGCCCCGTGTCGACGGACGGGACGAAGACCCAGTGGTAGGCCCCCTTCGCCAGCACGGCCGTGATCACCTCGCCGCGGCCGGAGCCGACGGCGGTGCCCCCGTGGAGGAGGAAGGGGACGTCGCTGCCGAGATCGGCGGCGACCTCCTCCAGCTGCTCCCTGGACAGGCCGGTCTCCCACAGCGCGTCGCAGGCGACCAGGGCCGCGGCGGCGTCGGCGGAGCCGCCGGCCATGCCGCCGGCCACGGGGATCTCCTTGCGGATCGACAGGTGGACCGGGTCCTGCCCGCCGGTGCGCTCCGCGAGGGCGCGGGCGGCCTTGAGTGCGAGGTTGCTCTCGTCGGTCGGGACGCGGTCCGCGTCGCGCCCGGAGACCGAGCAGCCCCACTCGTCGGCGTACGCGGCGGTGACCTCGTCGTGGATGCTGACGGCCTGGTAGACGGTCGCCAGGGCGTGATAACCGTCCTCGCCGCGCGGACCGACGAAGAGCTCGAGGTTGATCTTCGCGGGAGCACGCACGGTCACGGCCATGGGCGTCTCGAGCGGAGAGGTCATGTCGTCACCCTAGCCATGAGCTCGGCGGTGATCCGGGCGAAGCCGGCGACGTCGACCTGCTCCCCACGGGTGCGCGGGTCGATCCCCGCGGCGCGCAGGGCCTCCTCGGCCACCTCGCCGGAACCGGCGATCCCGCGCAACGCCGCCCGCAGCGTCTTGCGCCGCTGGGCGAAGGCGGCGTCGACGACGGCGAAGACCTGCTCGCGGGTGGCGCTCGTCTCCGGCGGCGCGTGCCGCTCCAACGAGACGAGACCAGAGTCGACGTTGGGCACGGGCCAGAAGACGCTGCGCGACACCTTGCCCGCCAGCCGCACCCGGGTCCACCAGGCGGCCTTGAC
Above is a window of Janibacter cremeus DNA encoding:
- a CDS encoding VOC family protein; this translates as MSVVGLHHVQIACPAGSEDDLRGFYGDLLGMPEIPKPPVLAARGGVWFEAGDRQLHCGVEADFRPARKAHPCFLVEDVDAVAKGVASAGGEVRWDDSIPGVRRFHTDDPVGNRVELQQP
- a CDS encoding methyltransferase domain-containing protein — protein: MAVTWDPSRYGQFSSERIRPFEDLMARVRAEDPGLVVDLGCGHGPTTLSLAQRWPDARVVGVDSSPEMLAAARELDTDGRVEWVEADLSDWDITELGAAPDVIVTNAALQWVPRHLPLIEGWLEALAPGGWFGMQVPGNFDAPTHALMRETAVAHARSGELEAASTRYGAGEPATYLQIISAHGLAVEAWETTYTHVLDPEGTSDNPVLDWVSGTGLKPMLDVLEEGAEREEFIATYAAKVQKAYPRTPAGVLLPFRRVFAVGRKP
- a CDS encoding 4-(cytidine 5'-diphospho)-2-C-methyl-D-erythritol kinase, with the translated sequence MTSPLETPMAVTVRAPAKINLELFVGPRGEDGYHALATVYQAVSIHDEVTAAYADEWGCSVSGRDADRVPTDESNLALKAARALAERTGGQDPVHLSIRKEIPVAGGMAGGSADAAAALVACDALWETGLSREQLEEVAADLGSDVPFLLHGGTAVGSGRGEVITAVLAKGAYHWVFVPSVDTGLSTPAVYRAFDERRAGTTIEDPAPSAALMSALRAGDPVALAPVLDNDLQPDAIDLRPDIGEVIEAAMGFGALAAIVSGSGPTVAVLAESTEGAIDLAVSLTASGVAGDILRATGPVAGAHIIPTTRV
- a CDS encoding MarR family winged helix-turn-helix transcriptional regulator encodes the protein MSSRHDPADDVDAIVEAWHRERPDLDTEPLHVFSRVSRLARLLDLDRMNAFAQHSLEGWEFDVLSALRRAGDPYQLSPGRLVQETLVTSGTMTNRIDRLATKGWVARLPSPTDRRGVIVQLTREGQDRVDAAMADLLTRERELLASMPTDERLALTGALRRLLAPFEG
- a CDS encoding ABC-F family ATP-binding cassette domain-containing protein; this encodes MANLISVERARLTLGTAHILDDVSLGLGEGDRVGIVGRNGGGKSTLLQVLAGQREIDDGRVTFGGHVRVGMLTQADTLDPEASVAQVVLGDRAEHEWAGDARIRDVLTGLLGGLEAPALGGLDARIGPMSGGERRRLALAKVLVDDPEVLLLDEPTNHLDVEGVAWLADHLVNRWARPDRSLATITHDRWFLDAVAERTWEVVEGRVEQYEGGYAAYVLAKAERERIARVTAERRNNLLRKELAWLRRGPPARTSKPKFRIDAANALIEDEPPPRDGVELVRFATTRLGKDVIDLLDASLRLGERELLSRITWHLGPGDRIGIVGVNGAGKSTLLRVLSGEIPLTSGKRKQGLTVRIGHLTQEVGELERFVDRTVIEAVEDVRKVTMLGNKEVTASHLAKRLGFSGGRQQTRVRELSGGERRRLQILRLLMDEPNVLLLDEPTNDLDIETLTQLEDVLDGWAGTLLVVSHDRYLLERLSDRQIALLGDGRIRDLPGGVEQYLRLRSQMPAATTAKGGAAPPSPAPAEPEVDPAAQREARKAMARVEKQLTKLSEREERLHHAMADAVHDHEKLAELNATLGELAQEKEMLELEWLEAAELVG
- a CDS encoding TetR/AcrR family transcriptional regulator produces the protein MTDHEDVERPRRARMTGAARREQLVAVGRRTFAAKGVDGTSVEEVAAAAEVSKPIVYEHFGGKEGLYAVVVDRELRALTEAVTAALVQDGTERVTLERAALALLDYIESSPDGFRILVRDVSGTAPTGTYASLLSDVAAQVSHMLSDAFERRSIATTHAPMYAQMLVGMLSLTGQWWLETRTPAKEEVAAHVVNLAWNGLGGLETEPDLRTHR